Below is a window of Phycisphaerae bacterium DNA.
GTCCATCCGAGGCCCGTTGCGGAGTCCAAACCACCGGCATTCGACTGCCCCAGGGCGCGCGTGACCACGATCAATCGGTCGGACGAGCCGAATCCCCCGAAAGCAGATCGTGCAAAATCGACGCCAACCAGCGCGGTCCCCGCAAGCACCGTCGCGGCAGCCCATCGTCGGAGCGAATCGGATCGACGGGCGGCCCGATCAAATGCCTCACAGGACCGGGAATCGGTTGTATCGGATGCCGACATTGCAGGTATTCTAATCGGCGTTCAGAAGCCGGACAATGCGATTCGAACAGGCCGTTTGATGCGGTGTCCCGGAACGTGTTCTCGAAGGTTTCGGCCATTTGGCGGCCGGTTCGCGGTCGATGGTGGCTTACCCCCCACCCTTTTCAAGGATCGGTCATCCAGACCGAACATCCGTCGGAGGAAACCGACATGAACTCAAGAACGATCCTGATCACTGGCGCGTCGAGCGGCATTGGCCGCGCACTGGCCCGGCGGTTTGCGCGGAATGGATCGCGACTGATTTTGGTCGCGCGCCGCCGTGAGCGATTGGAAGCGCTGGCCGATGAACTCGGTTCGTCGGCCATGGCACTTTCGCCGATCATTGAGGACCTGACTTCAGACGGGGCGTGCGAACGAATCGCCGCCCAGCTGGAGCAGCAAGGCGCGAAGATTGATGTTCTGGTGAACAATGCCGGCGTTGGCGAGTACGGTGAATTCGCATCGCAATCGCTGCCTGCCGTCAAAGCCATGCTGACGCTCAATTTGACGTCGCTGGTCGAATTGACACACCGCGTACTGCCGGACATGCTCGCATGCGGCAATGGACACGTCGTCAATATTGCCAGCACCGCGGCCTTTCAGCCGACGCCGTACTTTGCGGCATACGGCGCGTCGAAGGCATTTGTCATGAACTTTTCGATGGCGCTTTGGTACGAACTGAAGAATCGCGGAGTGAGTGTTACATGCATTTGTCCTGGGCCGGTCGCAACCGAGTTTTTTGACCGCGGCGGGCTGGAAGGTCAAAAACAGGCGTTTCTGAAGACCGGCATGACCCCGGAAAGGGTTGCCGAAGCGGCGTACCGCGCCGTAGCGGGTCGACGCTCACTTGTGATTCCGGGGTGGTTGAATCGGTTGGGCGCTATTGCGCCGCGATTCGCGCCGGTCCGGCTTGTAACGCGCGCGACAGCGCTGCTCCTGAAGCCGCGGCATTAGCGGCGATCGACGCACTTGACGCCGAACAGCCTTTGCGATTGGAATTTCAATCCGACCGATCGGCCACTGATCCAGTGTTGCTGGGTCAACGCAGCGACAGGCTTCTTTTGCATAAACCCCGCTATTGTAACGATTCCGGCCGGCGCAATACGGAGACGGCATGACCATCTGGATCTGGATCGCGTTCATCGTGTTGATCATCGGCTTCCTGGCCCTCGATCTGGGCGTCTTCAACAAGACCGCCCATGTGATCTCCACGAATGAAGCCTTGATCTGGACAGCCTTGTGGGTGGTCCTCTCCCTTGCATTCAATGTGCTGATCTACGAAATGTACGAGCAGGACTGGCTGGGTATCAGCTCGCTGGACGGCACGGTCGAATCGGGGAAGGATGCGGCGCTGGAGTTCTTCACCGGCTATCTTGTCGAGAAATCGCTGAGTCTCGACAACATCTTCGTCATTGCCGTGATCTTCAGTTTCTTCAAGGTGCCGGCGATCCATCAGCACCGCGTGCTTTTCTGGGGAATTCTGGGTGCATTGGTCTTGCGCGGTTTGATGATCGGGCTGGGCACGGCGCTGGTGCAGTCGTTCGCTTGGATCAACTACGTCTTTGGCGGCATTCTGATACTGACCGCCGTAAAGATGCTTCTTGTCGGCGATGAACAGGTGGAGCCGGAGAAGAACCCCCTCGTTCGCCTGGCGCGAAGGTTGTTTCCGATCAGCCCGGGTTATGAAGGCCACAGGTTTTTCACGCACATCGACGGGAAGCGAGCGATCACGCCATTGTTCCTTGTGTTGCTGGTCGTCGAGAGCACCGATCTCCTGTTCGCAGTAGACTCCATTCCGGCGATTTTTGCGGTCACTAACGACCCGTTCATTGTATTTACATCGAACGTCTTCGCGATTCTGGGGTTGCGCTCATTGTATTTCGCGTTATCCGGCATCATGGACAAATTCAAATACCTTAAGGCGAGCCTCGTGTTCATCCTTGCCTTTGTCGGCGTGAAGATGCTCCTTGCCCATCACCATCCGATCCCGATCCCGTTCTCCTTGGGTGTAATCGTCGCGACACTCTTCGTCGGTGTCGTTGCATCGATGCTTGCGTCGCACCAGGCCACCGCGCCGATCATCCAGCAGGCGGCCGTCGTGGCCGACGCAACCAGGAAACAAATTCGGCGCGCGCTCATCTTCCTGCTGGGCGCGACGGTCGTGCTTATCGGGATTGCCATGATTGTCCTGCCCGGTCCGGCTGTGGTGGTCATCCCGGCGGGGCTCGCGATTCTCGGAACTGAGTTTGTCTGGGCTCGGCGATTGTTTGCCAAACTTAAAGATGCATCCAAGCGTGTCACGGACTCCGTCGGGCTGACCGGCTCAAACAGTCCAAAAGCGTCGGACGATTCGCGTGAGAAAACCGGCGGATCCTGACGCGAAGTTCGCGTCTGCACTGGCGCGGCATGACAATTGCTGGACTTTCGATTTCACGGAGGCAGCGATCCGGGGGTGTGTTTTTCTGAATCCGCAGTCGG
It encodes the following:
- a CDS encoding SDR family oxidoreductase, with translation MNSRTILITGASSGIGRALARRFARNGSRLILVARRRERLEALADELGSSAMALSPIIEDLTSDGACERIAAQLEQQGAKIDVLVNNAGVGEYGEFASQSLPAVKAMLTLNLTSLVELTHRVLPDMLACGNGHVVNIASTAAFQPTPYFAAYGASKAFVMNFSMALWYELKNRGVSVTCICPGPVATEFFDRGGLEGQKQAFLKTGMTPERVAEAAYRAVAGRRSLVIPGWLNRLGAIAPRFAPVRLVTRATALLLKPRH
- a CDS encoding TerC/Alx family metal homeostasis membrane protein, which gives rise to MTIWIWIAFIVLIIGFLALDLGVFNKTAHVISTNEALIWTALWVVLSLAFNVLIYEMYEQDWLGISSLDGTVESGKDAALEFFTGYLVEKSLSLDNIFVIAVIFSFFKVPAIHQHRVLFWGILGALVLRGLMIGLGTALVQSFAWINYVFGGILILTAVKMLLVGDEQVEPEKNPLVRLARRLFPISPGYEGHRFFTHIDGKRAITPLFLVLLVVESTDLLFAVDSIPAIFAVTNDPFIVFTSNVFAILGLRSLYFALSGIMDKFKYLKASLVFILAFVGVKMLLAHHHPIPIPFSLGVIVATLFVGVVASMLASHQATAPIIQQAAVVADATRKQIRRALIFLLGATVVLIGIAMIVLPGPAVVVIPAGLAILGTEFVWARRLFAKLKDASKRVTDSVGLTGSNSPKASDDSREKTGGS